One Mus musculus strain C57BL/6J chromosome 2, GRCm38.p6 C57BL/6J genomic window, CAGCTTGCCTAGGGTACATAGGTTCTATGTAGGGTGGGCATCTCTCCGACCCCTACCCAGGTTAGGTGTATAGTCCTAGCACCTATAGTTCACGGCACCTCAGCACTTTGTCACTAAGCTGAGTTCCTACAAGAGGGTATGGTCCCCCAGCAGCTGAGGGGATGCCAGTGATGAGCTGGCAGAGGCAAGGAAGGGGGCAGCCCTCACCTGAATATAGCCCGATGGGTTTGCTCATGCTCCTCCCCATTGATGACGCAGGAGAACAGCCCAAAGGACTCAGCACCTGTGGGAAGGCAATAGTTTGGAGGAGGTGGCTCAGAGCAGGTAGAAAGCTCTGTCTTGCTGTCAGGCAGACTATGTGGTGTGTGAGGTCCTGTTCAGGTTCCCACACTGCTCCCCCCGTTCACCGACTCACTGGAGGAACGAGAGCGGCCACTCATGAAGACATTCAGAAACTTCTTAGAGAAGTGGACATCAGGCTCATCCGGGGTGGAGTCCTCTGAGAGGCAGGTGGGAGGCCGGGGCTGAGGGGCCTCCTCATACTCCTCACCAATGGCTGACTCGTAGGgcgaggaggcagaggcacagttGTCATAGACAGTGGCAGAGTCGCTTTCGTCACTGTAATCTCCAAAGCACGGCCGCAGGCTCACCAACTCAAGCTGGGCATGTTCATCCACCACCAGTGTGTACTTGACCGAGTCGTAGGACAGTGCGCTGGTGTCCGAGCTCAGTGAGGCCCGTGGAGGCGGTGGTGGCTCCCCGAGGCTTCCCCGCCACCCTCCACCTGGTGGCTCAGCTCGCTCTGGGGATGACAGGCAGTCGAAGCCCTCATCCTCTTCACTGATGGAGGGGTGTGGCCGCCCCGCAGTTACAGAGTAAGCGGCAGGGTCTGGATCGGAGCTAACTGACATCCGGCTCTCCGTGGGTGGCATGAAGGTGGAGGTGGGTTCTGCAGGGTCTGGGGGCCTCTGCACTGGGGTCAGGTAGATCTCCTCAGTCGCCTCGAGCCGCACATCTGCCTGGTAGTGGATTCGGTCTCGATGGGAGTGGCCCCGGCCACCAGGCGCAGTGGCAGGGGGACCGCTTGGAGGTGCCATCTGGGTGGCTGCACTTCGGCGACAAGGGCTGTCGGTGGAAGTGCCGCGGTCCTGGGTGGGAACAGGACTGCCCTGGGGTGGCAGCTCATCACTCAGGCAGATGTGTTCATGTGGAGGCGTCTGTTCTCCTGGAGGACAGGCAGGTGGGTGCTGAGGGCAGAACCTCTGTCCAGATACCTGTCCCCTCCTCTTCCCAACTGTCCTCTGCAGCCAGCCACTGGCTTCCAGATGACCTCAGCCCAGGTGAGCCAGGTGAAGACTGCTGGGTCTCCAGCTTGGGGAGAGAGGCCTGACTTACCTGTCTTCAGAGGGGAGGATGATCGAGACACACGGTCCTGCCAACTGTGCTTTTTGCCTAAAGAGTTATTATTCAGCGTGTCCTATGCAGAGAACAAAAGGCTCTTATGAAGAAGCAGTAGTCAGCAGTGCCCGGCACAGGGAGGCCCTGGTCCTGCCCCCATCAGGCCATCCCTAGGCTGTTCCCACCCCATCTTGCCTTGCCAAAGGCCTTTCTGCCAACCATCCTctagcaggcaggcagggtggGAAGTTAGCACCCTCCCCACAGGCCTGCTGGCTTGGAGACAACCCTCAAGAGATGCAGTGGTGCTggccagtgtgggtgctgagtaGCAGATGTTGGAGGAAGAAGCACAGCTCCCAGGAGAGCAAGACAGCAGCCCAGACACTGACAGGAGACGTGTTCCCATGCACAAACCCAACCCTGGTGAAGAACCTAGCGACTGACTCCCTGTCCTCGAGCTCAGAAAGTTGGGGGGTCTAGCAAAGTGGCAAGGACATCCTGGCACAAGGAAGGGTCTCCCCGGAAGTTGCCTGTGGGCCTGGGTGAGTCATTCAAACCATGACTCCAGAACACTCACCCCCACTTTGAACCATGTGACTGAGGAATGACAGATGTAATATCAGCAGCCCTCCTTCCTGCATCTCCCAGGATGCTCACGAACCCCAcattctcagcctcctgagaccCTGAACAGTGCCCCTGCACAAGGCTCTCCACACACAACTTGGGCTTCCTCCCCAGAGAATGCCATAAGCAACACACACCATTGATGAGCTGGGCTGCCAGAAGCCATGCCAGAGGATACTGGGAAAGGGACCAACCCCTTCCTTGCAGCCCCTGCGCCATCCATCAGCAGCCCTACCTCCCCAGCTTCTTCCCTCCCAGTATCTCTCCTGACTAGGCCTGTAAGACAATGGGTCGAGGCAGCCCTCTTTGGCATCCAGCCACCAGCAAGGGGCCCTAGGTCCCCCAACTCAGCCAAGCAATTccatccccaccccatctctaTTGCTGCCTTCTGGAATGTCCAGCTGCTGAGATGTCCAACTGGAGACAGACCCTGAATTCCCTTCCCCACCTTCATCTCATTTCAGAGGCTCTTTTTCCCCAGGCCCTGCTGCTGCCTCAACCCTCCCAGATGCACTAACCCAAAGAGGACCTAACTGCAGGACCTCAACTCCTTTGTTAGTTCTCTGCAACTCTCCCTACACAAATCCCTAGCAATGCAGGCTCCATACCCAGACAGCTGGATTCAGTCCCTCTCAGGACAGACTTTGCTGTCCCTCTTCAAGCCCTTCCTCTATCCTTCCCTGCAGAAAGCCTGTCCCTCCCCGGCATCACCAACAGGCCCGCGCCCCTCCATCTTTCCGGTCCACCCAGGGCACCgccccctctctctgcccaggGTTGCTCACCTGAGACCGCGGCACCTGCGGGAAAAGGTTGAGCGTGGTAGGCCTCTTGGGTCGGTAGGTGTCTCCGCTGCCTGTGCCCGGGCCCTGGCCCTGGCTGCGAGGCGCCGGATCCTGGTTGGACTCCGCTTTGGGAGGCCCCACTCCTGGTCGTTGGGCAGCGAgctcgtcgtcctcctcctcctcgtcgtcCTCGGCGCCCGGAGTGTCACCTGCCGCGTCGATCAGGTCCATCTGCAGCATCTCCGCCTGCAGCCGGCTCCCCGCGCTGCCGCTGCTACCCGCAGACAGCAGCCCGGCGCGCGGGGGCTGCACGGCGCGGACGGAGGGGAGTCAGGGGAGGGGCCTTGTGAGCGGGGGAGGGGTCTCGCAGGAGGGGTGGGTCTGATGCCTCTGTGCCCCGCCTCCCAATCGGACGAGTCCATTCTGCGGCCGCAAGGGGAGAAACACTGGGAGCCAGGCGGAGACAGAAGCACTGGGCCTCTCCCGTCCGCTACCCCTCCTTCCCCGCGGAGGCCGCATCCCTACTCCAGCTAGCACAGAGAACCCGCCCACGTCTCTCCTCTCCCACGGTTCCCCCCTCCAGATTCCTTGCACCCTTCCGTTCCCTTGGTAACGGCCAGTGACCTCACCCGGGTTGTAAGCCGAGCCCAGAGTGAAATCACCACTGTTGCCATGGAGACCTAGGGGTCGCCCAGGAATTCCTGCCCCAATAGGGATGAGTGAGACAACTGGCATTTGAAGGGGTCACTGAAGCAAACTGGGAAAAGTGCAAGTCAGCCAGGTGAGGAAGACCGCAGTGCGGATCCCGAAGGGGATCCCTAACCGGAACACATCCCTAGTCTTGAACTATGTGCTACTTCCAATGCTGCTGCCTCTAACTCCTGGCACCTTGGACAgatcctctgatttttttttttttttttttttcaaccctcAAGAGTTGACTGGGCCTATACTACTGTCCTCCCGGTTACCAGAGAGGAAAAGACACAGCGAAATATGCGTTAAAGCGGCTGAGCCTTTGACTAGACTCCCACCAGGAGATCACCCTCGTTAGTCAAGTACTACCAGGGGTGGAGGGAGTTCTGGCTAATTGCAGAAGACCTTCTGCAGCCCTACATATGGGCAACAGTGGTTTCAAAGTTCAGAGCAGGTATAGGACCTTAGGGAAGTCATGACCTAGCTCTAGGACCACTGATGAAGCCCAGAAGTAGCTTCTGCCTCTATCCTTGCTGGCCTGATAAGAGAGGGAAGGATTTGATGTGGGAACCATAAAGTCATCTTCCCAGCTTGCTTTCCTTTGCCTAAAAGTTTCTAAAAGTGCTAGGGATACTGGGAGGGCACCACTAAGACAAATTCCCTCCCCTGGCTCACACCACAGCCACCAAAAGGCCATATCTAGCTCCTCAACTGCCTGCTATAGATAAAGTTCTGGCTTCTGATACTGAACCCTGTACAGTTGCCTTCCGTATCCTGCAAGTAAGTCCCTGCTTTGTGTTCTGACGACAGAATGGGGATCCCCATGTATCCTGGGTACCCTGGCACTCAGATATGAAGACAGGAGAGAGTCTGTCACTATGGTAAAACCCAGGAGCTCCGAGCAATATCAATACTGGAACAAGCCCTCTGTGGGGCCACTGAGAGCCTAAAAGGCTGGTGGTGTGGTCAGGGTGGTGCAGAGGCAGCAGCCACAGGAGCTAGTCCAGCAGCACCCGGGCTCCTCTTTCCTGCCCCAAAGCACTGCAGAGTCCACCAGGCTCCACCCTGCAGGCCCTCTGCCAAGATGCTCCTGAGAGGCCCTTCTCTTAACTCTGGCCCTCAAGCCtcctccattctctctccctGTGAGCAACTGAAGGAGTTGCTTCTGGCTTTAGCACcagcaaaacaatacaaaatattaaatgaaGATTTCGGATTGAGCACACAAGATGTGTCAAACATTATACCGGATGCTTCCTGTATTGTTATTTCACTTCCTGGGAGtgccacacacactcaaaaactcCTTTGTAAATATTGGGGTCCCCTCATCTCTGTCCCCATCCTCCCAGCCCTTACCCGGAGAGACAGGGTGTCTTTGCACTGCAGGCTGATGCCACACTCGTCAGTGATCTCCGAAAGGTCTTCATCCTCAAACTCCTCCAGGCTGATGTCATGGGTGAGCCTGGTGAGGACAGAAACCACAGTTACAACCCAGGGGGTCATCGCCCGTCTAAGCCTGCTGGCATCTCCCTCTTTTCAGGGGAAGACACTGGGAGCCAGGTAGCAGCTCCCAGACGAAGGACTCAGTCTGTCAGCACAGTGGTAGGAGAAGGATTTGGGGTTGGAGCCAAAAGGCATTCCACCTAGGGTGGCGGAGGAGGCAGCTCCAGGTTTCTCCAGCATCGCCGGCTGGGAGTTCTCCATCCTGCTGCCAACCAGAAGGCAGTCCTAGAAGGCCCAACTGTGCAGAGTTTCGGCTCTATTGGAGAGATGCCTCCGTGGCCAAGGCACTGCCAAGGCCATGTCAACCCCAAGAGGTACCAGAGTAGGGAAACTTTTGCACTCCACAGTTATCAAGACCCAAAGAGCCACCAGAAGGGCACAGTAGGTGCCCCTTTCTCTCATCCACAAAGATATACACCATTGAGCCATGGTCACAGTGAAGGAGACCTGGGACTCCCTGCTAACATTCTTGGTGTCATCTCTTCAACTACATAACCTCAGCTGGTGTAAGGACCCTGGACACATGCGGTCAGGGAAGACCAAGGCTAGGGCTTGTGAGAGACCATGGAGAACACTTGGTACTAGAACACTAACAGGCTTCCAGAAGCCCAGGCTACTCTGTGTGCCCACCTTGGAATGCACTGCTGAGACTGCCACTGTGGTGCCGGCCTGTCCCCTGCACCGGCTCACCCTaaccctggtattctgtctggctTAGTATAAATGGGACATCTGGGGACTTGGAGAGAATGCCTGGGCCTTTTTCCAGAGACCAGGAGGTTAGGTACATAATAGAGGCATACAAGCTCATCCAAGGTCACCCAGGAGAGGAAGGACAGGGTGTAGCTCCCAGGGATGCCTAGAAGGCTCACACCTCTGCCTTTTACCTCACTCAGTCTAAACAGGGCCCCTGAGCTCCGTGGAGCGCCTCCCGACTCGCCCTTCCCCCACGAGGCCAGGCCCCAGGACCCTACCAGTGCTCCCACTGATCCTCCAACCAGCTGTCATTGTCTGGGCTCGAATCCATCTTCAGTACCAGCTGCATGAAGAGCCCTGCCCGGCCAGGGGGCTGCGGGGCTCCAGGGCTGCCCTCTCATGCCCAGAAGGGTAGGGGGGCCAGAGCTCAAGGCAGGGCTgggacttctggcctccaccaaCTGGGCCTGCCTTTCTGCATCCGGCCGGCTGCAGAAGCCTGGGGAGCTCATTAAAAATAGATGGGCCAGAGAGGAGGCCGCAGCTGCCGACCCAGGCCCCAGCCCCAACTCTTCCTGGCCCAACCCTCAGATGCGGGCAGCTTCCTCCCTTGGCAGCCCGACACGCAACGATGTCGTCGCCTCCCCCGCGGGATCAGGTTACTGCAATCAATGCTACTGGCTCCACCTGCCCTTCCAATGCCCCTATTGGGGGCTGGAGTgactcccctttccctcccaaggCCAGGCATGTAAGCAGACAGCAGAAatctggtacttttttttttcccctcaacgCCAGACCCTGATCTGCTTTAAAGGGCCAGCGACACACTCAGGGTGCCAAATGGGAAGATGGAGGGGGCTCCCAAAGGGCCCTAAGAAGGGACACCTGattccacacagacacaggctcCGCCTCCACACCGCCTCGGCGAGGCTTCTGCAAGCCCAGGGCCAGGACTGTTGGGTCGGGGATTGGCTCTCACTGGAAGGATGCGCAGGGAGACAGCAATGAGTACCACTAGAGTTTGCACGTCTTTGGAGCAGGGTCGGGAGTCATTTGGAAATGACTTTGACTGAACATGGATGTCCCTAGTGACGCCTGCCCTGGAAGATGAAGACCTCAAAGGTAGCAGGTTCCCAGGCATGGGGGTGTGGCTACCAGCTGGTACGGAAGTGGCAAGGGGGCTGGTCCAGAGGCCAGAGCATCATCCTCAGTCTGGCCTCCTGGCCCTGTAGCTAACGTTAAATGCAGCCTGCCTGTAAGGTCTGGGACTCAGACAGCAAGGCAGTTCCTGGGTCCCACTAGGCATCTTCTCTGGGAGTGTCCTCAGATGCCCCCAGCTCTGCTGGCGTCTGCACACACCTGTCTCCTTATTGCCACACCCTGGTCCAGTTCCTGCATTCACCACACCACCTTGCCTGCCAGCCTCAGTCCCCCTTTAGGCCTCTCTGATCCCTCCTGTGTCCTTGAGACAACGTCTTAAGGGACACCACCATCCTGCCTCTCCTCACTCAAAAGCCGTCCAGTCTGCAAGGGGAAGAAGACTCCAGCCTTGTGTGTTTACTGAGCCTTGCCTCCCAAAGGTGGGCACTGGGCCCCAACAGTGCTCAGAGAAGCCTTCCTTCAGGAAGCCCTCCTAGCCCGCTCAGGTGTCGTCCTCTGGTTGGATCCATCAGAGATGTCCTACCCATCCTGGCTACAAAGCTGGGTGGGGTGCACCTCTCTCATCATCTGTCCTTCTCCCGGAGGGCAGAGCTGATGAGGGTGTCAGACACACACTGCGTGCCAGTAGACACACGCCAGGTGTGGCCTCAGGACAACCTCAGCGTCCACCCTTCCTCAGACTGAAGGGTTTACAGTGGGACTTCAGGATTCTGTATGGCTGcaagatgtgtctgtgtgtctatgtcctCTCAGCATGGTCTGATAAGCCAGTCCTCTGAGCAACAGGTCTGAGTGGGGCCAGAGCAGATGAGGGCACTAGGTTAACTGGGCAAAGATGAGAAGGGCTCTCTGGTCAGGAGCCTTCCATTAACCCTTAGCTCCCTCGAGGGGAAGGAAGGTGTTCTTACTGTCTCTCCCTCCCGAACTCACCCATGAAACAAGTATCAGAGTATGACACATTTCATCCACTTAAAACCCTTGGTGTCCTTAACCTCATCTTACTTGGGGTGCTTCTCCTaagtggggaggggggcaggatgACACCATGTCAGGTCTGGAGCTAAGAGCAGACCCTCACTCTTCTTCCAAGCTGCCACCAGCCCATGGGGCCACAGGAGGGGCCAGAGACTGAGGCTGGTAGGCAAGGTGATGTGGTGAGTGCAGAAACTGGACAAGCTTCTTCCAATCCTGCTACATGCCATTACCTCCCTGAATTGGGGTCTGGGCCATCTCACAGATGAGGTGCCCTAAGGCTCAGGCATACATATTATAAACCTCAGTTCCCTTCCTCCCGGCTACCCCAGGATAAGATGGAGCATCTGAATTATACAGGACGGAGGAGGTCACTACCAAGGAGGGATCAGGACTGGCCAAGGGCTCACCTCTGCTGTCACCCACTCTTCCCTAGCCACCACGGGCTAGATCTCCTGGGCAGAACCAAGAGACACTTGCTGAAAGGAAAGGAACTTGCATCTCGTGTTCAGGGGTGGGAAGCTAGAggggcagggttggggggagagggTGTCCTCCTGACCTCATATAAGACATTTTCTTGGAAATCTGAGCTCTGGCCTGGGAGGTGGCGCAGGAGAACCACACAGCCTGGCAGGGCGGCAGCCTTTTCCTAGGGGTTGTGCCTTGGACAGCCTCTCAGAGCAGTAGGATTGCGCTCATCAGCCCTGCTTGCCCATGTTGGGTAGACACCGAGCATAGTCATTTTTGGTGGCCCTATAtccctggaggccagcctgactcTGATGTCTTTCTGCAGTAGATACCCTCTTGAAGTACTGGTCTCCAGCAAGACCTTGCTCAGGCTCTGGCCATGAGCACACCCCACACTCCCCACCCTGCCCAGGCCTGGGCTGGGTTCTGTCGAATGGTTCAAGCAAACCTGCTCCAGGTATTCTCATTTGTTTCATGCTGCCCTGCTGCCTTGGTCCCCTTGTCTTTGCATCCCTCCCCACAGCAGTTCCAGCTTCCCTCACCTCCTCGAGgaacaggcagagacagacagacggtCACACACAGGAAGTGAGGGCCAAACACAGCACCAGGCCATCACTGAGTCAGGCCGACGGAAGCCAGGTATGGACTGTCAGAAGCCACACTTGAGCCTTCGATTTCCAGCTTCTTGTCTAGCTATGGTGCACTGTGGGCTTCCTGTGATGGAGCGCACTTGAGATCCAGGGGTCCAGCCTGGCCTTACACCCTAAATCTTATAAAGGTGGCTTCCAAGAGGTCCTGAGAGTACACCATTGTCTAGCCTCCTGCTCCACCAGCTCCAGGGCTCCTCTGACTTAGAAGAACAGGGCACTGGCTCTTAGCCCCTCCTAGTTGTAGTTACAGAATAACTCTAGTTCCCCCTTTGGGTCGTAAGGCCCATGGTGTGCCCCAGCCCAAGGGCATCTGGCCGATAATGCCCTTCACCAGGTAAGGTCCCACCAGTAAGAGTTCCCAGTGTTGAACAAACTACAGCATCTCTGTATGCTTCCTTCTGTATTTTTGACTTGATAATGTTTAGGTAAGTTCCCTTTTGAATACCAACTTGAACTTCAAGTTGGTAAGGACCCAACTTGAATAGTGGGTGACTCAGACTCTCGAAATTGGACAATTCCACCTGTAGAAATCTCTTCTACACAGAAATGTGCACAATGTTGTAT contains:
- the Mapk8ip1 gene encoding C-Jun-amino-terminal kinase-interacting protein 1 isoform X1; protein product: MAERESGLGGGAASPPAASPFLGLHIASPPNFRLTHDISLEEFEDEDLSEITDECGISLQCKDTLSLRPPRAGLLSAGSSGSAGSRLQAEMLQMDLIDAAGDTPGAEDDEEEEDDELAAQRPGVGPPKAESNQDPAPRSQGQGPGTGSGDTYRPKRPTTLNLFPQVPRSQDTLNNNSLGKKHSWQDRVSRSSSPLKTGEQTPPHEHICLSDELPPQGSPVPTQDRGTSTDSPCRRSAATQMAPPSGPPATAPGGRGHSHRDRIHYQADVRLEATEEIYLTPVQRPPDPAEPTSTFMPPTESRMSVSSDPDPAAYSVTAGRPHPSISEEDEGFDCLSSPERAEPPGGGWRGSLGEPPPPPRASLSSDTSALSYDSVKYTLVVDEHAQLELVSLRPCFGDYSDESDSATVYDNCASASSPYESAIGEEYEEAPQPRPPTCLSEDSTPDEPDVHFSKKFLNVFMSGRSRSSSAESFGLFSCVINGEEHEQTHRAIFRFVPRHEDELELEVDDPLLVELQAEDYWYEAYNMRTGARGVFPAYYAIEVTKEPEHMAALAKNSDWIDQFRVKFLGSVQVPYHKGNDVLCAAMQKIATTRRLTVHFNPPSSCVLEISVRGVKIGVKADDALEAKGNKCSHFFQLKNISFCGYHPKNNKYFGFITKHPADHRFACHVFVSEDSTKALAESVGYVCTCVCVYVCVHVLFSCSVVSITPAL
- the Mapk8ip1 gene encoding C-Jun-amino-terminal kinase-interacting protein 1 isoform 2 (isoform 2 is encoded by transcript variant 2), producing MQLVLKMDSSPDNDSWLEDQWEHWLTHDISLEEFEDEDLSEITDECGISLQCKDTLSLRPPRAGLLSAGSSGSAGSRLQAEMLQMDLIDAAGDTPGAEDDEEEEDDELAAQRPGVGPPKAESNQDPAPRSQGQGPGTGSGDTYRPKRPTTLNLFPQVPRSQDTLNNNSLGKKHSWQDRVSRSSSPLKTGEQTPPHEHICLSDELPPQGSPVPTQDRGTSTDSPCRRSAATQMAPPSGPPATAPGGRGHSHRDRIHYQADVRLEATEEIYLTPVQRPPDPAEPTSTFMPPTESRMSVSSDPDPAAYSVTAGRPHPSISEEDEGFDCLSSPERAEPPGGGWRGSLGEPPPPPRASLSSDTSALSYDSVKYTLVVDEHAQLELVSLRPCFGDYSDESDSATVYDNCASASSPYESAIGEEYEEAPQPRPPTCLSEDSTPDEPDVHFSKKFLNVFMSGRSRSSSAESFGLFSCVINGEEHEQTHRAIFRFVPRHEDELELEVDDPLLVELQAEDYWYEAYNMRTGARGVFPAYYAIEVTKEPEHMAALAKNSDWIDQFRVKFLGSVQVPYHKGNDVLCAAMQKIATTRRLTVHFNPPSSCVLEISVRGVKIGVKADDALEAKGNKCSHFFQLKNISFCGYHPKNNKYFGFITKHPADHRFACHVFVSEDSTKALAESVGRAFQQFYKQFVEYTCPTEDIYLE
- the Mapk8ip1 gene encoding C-Jun-amino-terminal kinase-interacting protein 1 isoform X2, with the translated sequence MQLVLKMDSSPDNDSWLEDQWEHWLTHDISLEEFEDEDLSEITDECGISLQCKDTLSLRPPRAGLLSAGSSGSAGSRLQAEMLQMDLIDAAGDTPGAEDDEEEEDDELAAQRPGVGPPKAESNQDPAPRSQGQGPGTGSGDTYRPKRPTTLNLFPQVPRSQDTLNNNSLGKKHSWQDRVSRSSSPLKTGEQTPPHEHICLSDELPPQGSPVPTQDRGTSTDSPCRRSAATQMAPPSGPPATAPGGRGHSHRDRIHYQADVRLEATEEIYLTPVQRPPDPAEPTSTFMPPTESRMSVSSDPDPAAYSVTAGRPHPSISEEDEGFDCLSSPERAEPPGGGWRGSLGEPPPPPRASLSSDTSALSYDSVKYTLVVDEHAQLELVSLRPCFGDYSDESDSATVYDNCASASSPYESAIGEEYEEAPQPRPPTCLSEDSTPDEPDVHFSKKFLNVFMSGRSRSSSAESFGLFSCVINGEEHEQTHRAIFRFVPRHEDELELEVDDPLLVELQAEDYWYEAYNMRTGARGVFPAYYAIEVTKEPEHMAALAKNSDWIDQFRVKFLGSVQVPYHKGNDVLCAAMQKIATTRRLTVHFNPPSSCVLEISVRGVKIGVKADDALEAKGNKCSHFFQLKNISFCGYHPKNNKYFGFITKHPADHRFACHVFVSEDSTKALAESVGYVCTCVCVYVCVHVLFSCSVVSITPAL
- the Mapk8ip1 gene encoding C-Jun-amino-terminal kinase-interacting protein 1 isoform 1 (isoform 1 is encoded by transcript variant 1), translating into MAERESGLGGGAASPPAASPFLGLHIASPPNFRLTHDISLEEFEDEDLSEITDECGISLQCKDTLSLRPPRAGLLSAGSSGSAGSRLQAEMLQMDLIDAAGDTPGAEDDEEEEDDELAAQRPGVGPPKAESNQDPAPRSQGQGPGTGSGDTYRPKRPTTLNLFPQVPRSQDTLNNNSLGKKHSWQDRVSRSSSPLKTGEQTPPHEHICLSDELPPQGSPVPTQDRGTSTDSPCRRSAATQMAPPSGPPATAPGGRGHSHRDRIHYQADVRLEATEEIYLTPVQRPPDPAEPTSTFMPPTESRMSVSSDPDPAAYSVTAGRPHPSISEEDEGFDCLSSPERAEPPGGGWRGSLGEPPPPPRASLSSDTSALSYDSVKYTLVVDEHAQLELVSLRPCFGDYSDESDSATVYDNCASASSPYESAIGEEYEEAPQPRPPTCLSEDSTPDEPDVHFSKKFLNVFMSGRSRSSSAESFGLFSCVINGEEHEQTHRAIFRFVPRHEDELELEVDDPLLVELQAEDYWYEAYNMRTGARGVFPAYYAIEVTKEPEHMAALAKNSDWIDQFRVKFLGSVQVPYHKGNDVLCAAMQKIATTRRLTVHFNPPSSCVLEISVRGVKIGVKADDALEAKGNKCSHFFQLKNISFCGYHPKNNKYFGFITKHPADHRFACHVFVSEDSTKALAESVGRAFQQFYKQFVEYTCPTEDIYLE
- the Mapk8ip1 gene encoding C-Jun-amino-terminal kinase-interacting protein 1 isoform 3 (isoform 3 is encoded by transcript variant 3); the protein is MQLVLKMDSSPDNDSWLEDQWEHWLTHDISLEEFEDEDLSEITDECGISLQCKDTLSLRMDLIDAAGDTPGAEDDEEEEDDELAAQRPGVGPPKAESNQDPAPRSQGQGPGTGSGDTYRPKRPTTLNLFPQVPRSQDTLNNNSLGKKHSWQDRVSRSSSPLKTGEQTPPHEHICLSDELPPQGSPVPTQDRGTSTDSPCRRSAATQMAPPSGPPATAPGGRGHSHRDRIHYQADVRLEATEEIYLTPVQRPPDPAEPTSTFMPPTESRMSVSSDPDPAAYSVTAGRPHPSISEEDEGFDCLSSPERAEPPGGGWRGSLGEPPPPPRASLSSDTSALSYDSVKYTLVVDEHAQLELVSLRPCFGDYSDESDSATVYDNCASASSPYESAIGEEYEEAPQPRPPTCLSEDSTPDEPDVHFSKKFLNVFMSGRSRSSSAESFGLFSCVINGEEHEQTHRAIFRFVPRHEDELELEVDDPLLVELQAEDYWYEAYNMRTGARGVFPAYYAIEVTKEPEHMAALAKNSDWIDQFRVKFLGSVQVPYHKGNDVLCAAMQKIATTRRLTVHFNPPSSCVLEISVRGVKIGVKADDALEAKGNKCSHFFQLKNISFCGYHPKNNKYFGFITKHPADHRFACHVFVSEDSTKALAESVGRAFQQFYKQFVEYTCPTEDIYLE